The following proteins come from a genomic window of Pirellulales bacterium:
- a CDS encoding ABC transporter substrate-binding protein/permease, giving the protein MRLALLAAAVAGAVTAVRASDDALNARLRERLADGILHWGGDAEGGAPYQLRDPQDPAHVIGFEVDLADALAEILSRRLGVTIRAEFVQYQWESLDLGLLVSKDFDCIISGYEITPARKQAMLFTRPYYVYAEQLVVRHDDERIHTLADCQNRAVGTLAGSAAERLLTQTGVREIVAFDGQVEPYLDLELGRLDAVLLDSIIALYYASSNAKLKYVGEPTNPGVYAIACRPEDKDLAEALDAGLWELVRSGRLQSILRRWHLWNEDQAALAQGPDVGEQLEGLGFDHDRQPLAPDAPPADDAVDIHVIAASAQMWTFDEYGKQLVKAAGMTVFLTVCSMATAVVLALPICLLRLYGPSAARWLALVYVEFFRGIPLLLLLFVLYFGLPHYGIHLDAIATAILGFGLNYAAYEAEIYRSAITSVPVGQWEAGRALGMSEATTFRRIILPQALQTALGPMTNDFVALFKDTSLVSVIAVRELTKEYMILSRSSLKFLELGLLTATLYLCMSIPLGYLSRYLEKRFKSVR; this is encoded by the coding sequence TTGCGTCTGGCCCTCCTGGCTGCCGCCGTGGCGGGTGCGGTAACCGCGGTTCGGGCCAGCGACGATGCCCTAAACGCTCGCCTGCGCGAGCGGCTGGCCGACGGCATTTTGCACTGGGGGGGCGACGCCGAAGGGGGCGCACCTTATCAGCTGCGCGATCCCCAGGATCCCGCCCACGTGATCGGCTTCGAGGTCGATCTGGCCGACGCCCTGGCCGAAATATTATCCCGACGCTTAGGCGTGACGATCAGGGCCGAATTCGTGCAATACCAGTGGGAGAGTCTCGACCTGGGGCTGCTGGTCTCCAAGGATTTCGACTGCATCATCAGCGGCTACGAGATCACTCCGGCCCGCAAGCAGGCGATGCTTTTCACGCGCCCGTACTACGTGTATGCCGAGCAGCTTGTGGTGCGCCACGATGATGAGCGGATCCATACGCTTGCCGATTGCCAGAATCGGGCGGTGGGTACGCTTGCGGGGAGCGCCGCGGAAAGGCTACTGACGCAGACTGGTGTGCGCGAAATCGTCGCCTTCGACGGCCAGGTCGAACCCTATCTCGATCTGGAACTCGGGCGGCTCGACGCGGTGCTGTTGGATTCGATCATTGCTCTCTATTACGCCAGCTCGAATGCCAAGCTGAAATACGTCGGCGAGCCGACCAACCCAGGCGTGTACGCCATCGCTTGCCGGCCCGAGGATAAGGATCTGGCCGAGGCGCTCGACGCGGGACTTTGGGAACTTGTGCGGAGCGGCCGCTTGCAGTCCATCCTGCGCCGCTGGCATCTTTGGAACGAAGATCAGGCAGCGCTTGCACAAGGACCGGACGTTGGCGAGCAGCTCGAGGGATTGGGGTTCGATCACGATCGCCAGCCGCTGGCTCCCGACGCTCCGCCGGCCGACGATGCGGTGGATATTCACGTGATTGCCGCCTCGGCGCAGATGTGGACCTTCGACGAGTACGGCAAGCAACTGGTGAAAGCCGCTGGCATGACGGTTTTCCTCACCGTGTGCAGCATGGCAACGGCCGTGGTGCTCGCTCTGCCGATTTGCTTGCTGCGGCTGTACGGACCGAGCGCGGCCCGGTGGCTGGCCCTGGTTTACGTCGAATTCTTCCGAGGTATTCCGCTGCTGTTGCTCTTGTTCGTGCTGTACTTCGGGCTGCCGCATTACGGCATCCATCTCGATGCCATCGCCACGGCGATTCTGGGTTTCGGGCTGAATTACGCCGCCTACGAGGCCGAGATCTATCGCAGCGCGATCACCTCTGTGCCCGTCGGGCAATGGGAGGCGGGCCGCGCGCTGGGCATGAGCGAGGCCACGACCTTTCGGCGCATCATCTTGCCGCAGGCTCTGCAAACGGCGCTGGGGCCGATGACGAACGACTTCGTCGCGCTGTTCAAGGACACCAGCCTGGTCAGCGTGATCGCCGTGCGCGAACTGACCAAGGAGTATATGATTCTGTCGCGCTCGAGCTTGAAATTCCTCGAGCTGGGGCTGCTCACGGCCACGTTGTACCTGTGCATGTCGATTCCGCTCGGTTACTTGTCGCGTTATCTGGAAAAGCGCTTCAAGTCCGTTCGATGA
- a CDS encoding polymer-forming cytoskeletal protein, whose translation MTVNVICGRFVRALFSFFLVAPFIGTTVRAESISNFNVFGGHSVVLSGIASAAQTAVGSNHDIHSSASGTFQSFSGGGSLDNANAGPTISGDVTFNGDVYIGALSSVGGNVNAGGDANLGTNVAGNVVAAGNATVSANIAGNIEAGGNVSVNGLSTVTGNVLSNGDVTVNSTVDGNVNYGVGHSLTVAFGAHVNGSTTSAPASVTPAVFSTVPLPAAHSFTTGSTNVTMPTFATQTLAPGSYNNLTMAGSNTLNLSAGNYYFTNITMNGSFLTLNLNTTGGPINIFVTDSTALHDVTTNINGVGYQNVGPTAIGQVYFETHGSLSVDFSNLVGTFYAPFGDINIKSLSSFTGNVYAGHDVVADFPTFYSGPVSPTLGVPEPASLAIALACVSLLVPGSWKHLHRGRKSPTR comes from the coding sequence ATGACGGTCAACGTTATTTGCGGCAGATTCGTGCGGGCTCTTTTCTCGTTCTTTCTAGTGGCGCCGTTCATCGGTACCACAGTGCGCGCAGAGTCGATCAGTAATTTCAACGTCTTCGGCGGCCATTCTGTCGTACTAAGTGGCATCGCTAGCGCGGCGCAAACCGCGGTCGGAAGCAATCACGATATTCATTCCTCGGCCTCGGGAACCTTCCAATCGTTCAGCGGCGGCGGCAGCCTCGATAATGCCAATGCCGGCCCCACCATTAGCGGCGACGTCACATTCAACGGCGACGTCTACATCGGCGCCTTATCGAGCGTTGGCGGCAACGTAAACGCAGGCGGCGACGCCAACTTGGGTACCAACGTAGCGGGCAATGTCGTAGCCGCGGGCAACGCCACGGTCTCTGCGAACATCGCTGGGAACATCGAGGCCGGCGGGAATGTCTCGGTCAACGGTTTGAGCACGGTCACAGGGAACGTGTTGTCAAACGGAGACGTCACGGTGAACAGTACGGTCGATGGCAACGTGAATTACGGAGTCGGCCATTCACTGACGGTGGCGTTCGGTGCGCACGTCAATGGCAGCACGACTTCGGCTCCGGCTTCGGTCACGCCGGCGGTATTTTCCACCGTGCCGCTGCCTGCCGCGCATTCGTTCACGACTGGCAGCACGAATGTCACGATGCCGACGTTCGCAACGCAAACCTTAGCACCGGGAAGCTATAACAATTTGACAATGGCCGGCTCGAATACCCTGAATCTGAGCGCGGGAAATTACTATTTCACGAATATCACGATGAATGGCAGTTTCCTCACGCTCAACCTGAATACGACTGGCGGACCGATCAATATATTTGTTACTGATTCGACTGCGTTACACGACGTGACTACCAACATCAACGGCGTCGGCTATCAAAACGTTGGCCCGACGGCCATCGGCCAGGTGTACTTCGAAACACACGGCTCGCTGAGCGTGGACTTCAGCAACTTGGTGGGCACGTTCTACGCCCCGTTCGGCGACATCAATATCAAGAGTCTCAGCAGCTTCACCGGGAATGTGTACGCAGGCCACGACGTGGTGGCGGATTTTCCGACGTTCTACTCCGGACCCGTCAGTCCGACGTTAGGTGTCCCCGAGCCGGCCAGCCTGGCGATCGCCTTGGCCTGCGTGAGCCTGCTCGTACCCGGTTCCTGGAAGCATCTCCACCGCGGTCGCAAGTCGCCGACGCGCTAG
- a CDS encoding UDP-glucuronic acid decarboxylase family protein, with product MSTIKRILVTGGAGFLGSHLCQRLVEQGHDVICVDNFFTSQKSNVSHLLAKPNFELLRHDIIHPLFLEVDEIYNMACPAAPGHYQYNPIKTMKTSVMGAINMLGMAKRCRAKILQASTSEVYGDPDVHPQPESYRGNVNPIGPRACYDEGKRAAETLFMDYHRMNNVRIRLVRIFNTYGPGMHPFDGRVVSNFVRQALAGEDITIFGEGDQTRSFCYRDDLIEGILRMMNGPDDFLGPVNLGNPGEFTIKQLAELVIELTGSKSKLVYRPLPADDPTQRKPVITLAKQHLDWEPKIPLREGLTKTIAWFRSIDIQKFRAPTPNY from the coding sequence GTGTCGACAATCAAGCGCATTCTGGTCACGGGCGGCGCAGGCTTTCTCGGCAGCCATCTTTGCCAGCGGCTGGTCGAGCAGGGCCACGACGTCATCTGCGTCGATAACTTCTTCACCAGCCAGAAATCGAACGTCTCGCACTTGCTCGCCAAGCCGAACTTCGAGCTCTTGCGGCACGACATCATCCACCCCTTGTTCCTCGAAGTCGACGAAATCTACAACATGGCCTGCCCCGCAGCTCCGGGCCACTATCAGTACAACCCCATCAAAACGATGAAGACGTCCGTGATGGGCGCCATCAACATGCTGGGCATGGCCAAGCGCTGCCGGGCCAAGATCCTGCAGGCCTCGACCAGTGAGGTCTACGGCGATCCGGACGTCCACCCGCAGCCGGAAAGCTATCGCGGAAACGTCAACCCGATCGGCCCACGAGCGTGCTACGACGAAGGCAAGCGGGCGGCCGAAACGCTGTTCATGGATTACCACCGGATGAACAACGTGCGGATTCGTCTGGTGCGCATCTTCAATACCTATGGCCCCGGCATGCATCCGTTCGACGGTCGCGTGGTATCGAACTTCGTCCGGCAGGCGCTAGCCGGCGAGGATATCACGATTTTCGGCGAAGGTGACCAGACCCGCAGCTTCTGCTATCGCGACGATCTGATCGAGGGCATTCTGCGGATGATGAACGGGCCCGATGATTTCCTTGGCCCGGTCAATCTTGGCAATCCGGGCGAATTCACGATCAAGCAGTTGGCGGAACTCGTGATCGAACTGACCGGCTCGAAATCGAAGCTCGTTTACCGCCCCCTGCCGGCCGACGATCCCACGCAGCGCAAGCCGGTGATCACGCTGGCCAAGCAACACCTCGATTGGGAGCCGAAGATTCCGCTGCGCGAGGGCCTGACGAAGACCATCGCCTGGTTCCGCTCGATCGACATCCAGAAATTCCGGGCCCCCACGCCGAACTACTGA
- a CDS encoding tetratricopeptide repeat protein produces MRRLNVKLVVILATTSLVTIVLVAVVHEWQMKRTARTLLVQAEDAQAEDDLEKAASFYAQYCEYVPDDAESAAHMALLMADIAERKDADRHKKMRAYSTLEAQLRRHLERNDIRRRLVDYTILVGRWGDSIDHIKTLLKEKPDDVELLTKLGQCQFALDQNRDAEETLRGAIATDPTAVDAYQLLAMLLRDRMNSSEQADEIINKMIEANPEDAKARRNRIQYISRYYPKEPGVDLAKDPTKAKWLEQRREDINKALALDPEGAETLIIAANLALEDQKPEEARRHLEEGTKLHPDDARFVQNLVSLDVSEKRFDDIAVRLQNGPKTAGLQQLDFDLKLQQRDLAGARKILSTLESDPETPTALKNFMRACLDFHEMKWGDASKKLIEARSVMPPGYAVRIDLMLGKCYEALGEHDREVEVYERAVAEGATVAAHAALAQALMRVGQSERALGELQAVRRHQGTEEFVQSAPARTALLQLLLQRNSRLPEADRNWSDIDEIVAATAKAFPDSPELMLVESNVREQKGDGEGARKLLEMATTKDPKDPRGWLGLARLEFLKGGAAAAIKVLDKCKDQAGDSFALRQASIAYALQLPPEEAKESLKKVDQDLGQFTDDEQSRLKRLIGIAYFRLNDLKESRAAWSSIVEKSPNDAEAQFTLFDIAMGEDDQAEIKKSMASIKNLFGGSSAEAKYVDARVEVANVRAKRSGDPTATLEKARQLVRRAEEQRPKWSVLARFEGEIDVLDNRPDEAIIDLQRALDLGDVDPATPRQLAQLLISRGRGDEARTYLDLANSRGGDSGTSEMLKIGIALADKDIPRAVKLLEEALQAEPDDPQKIVSLAQLLPELGRDDEAEKLLRGLVESHSDFPLGWFELIRILKAKHRDDEAREVVLAAEGKLPKENYDLAMAQCYELLGDMPTAEKYFLKARDARPDDLGLARALATFYGRKKDVPKAREQLDRILKAKPANDADREHIAWANREVAVLIAASGTYQDFRAAMGRLQPKDPKAPVSLADKVTMARLLADRPEADSRMEATRLLEEIKNQTNLPPSAQLILARLYQATGNWSRCRDEMLSLLGKAKDDPTYIGTFVEMLLRNNEVDQAIFWLNKLEAIAPDATLTTALRARLLVKQGKTDEAVALLRNLLPRPMPREKVRALVDIANLLEQMDANDAAESMFREYVALDPSGGLVLAGFMGRHGKLKEALDLCQQALELRKVEEVVREGLVALRLHPADATKEDYGRVESWVTKAIAKQPKDLVLQLEYAELLDLQGRYPELEEIYTRLLKNPDIVGVQRAMVLNNLAYLLAVQNKTGDSRKYIDEAINILGPQSDLLDTRALVHLVHGEIKQAVDDLTLAVVDQPSGTKYFHLARACQMNNDSLGAQAALKKATENYELKVGDLPPLEQPIFRKLIDQVGKN; encoded by the coding sequence ATGCGGAGGCTCAACGTAAAGCTGGTCGTCATTCTGGCAACGACCAGTCTCGTGACCATCGTCCTGGTTGCCGTCGTTCATGAGTGGCAGATGAAGCGCACGGCAAGGACCCTGCTCGTGCAAGCGGAGGACGCGCAAGCCGAGGACGATCTCGAAAAAGCAGCCTCGTTCTACGCCCAATACTGCGAGTACGTGCCCGACGACGCCGAGAGCGCGGCGCACATGGCATTATTGATGGCTGATATCGCGGAGCGAAAGGATGCCGATCGGCACAAGAAAATGCGCGCTTACAGCACACTGGAAGCGCAATTGCGGAGACATCTCGAGCGCAACGACATTCGCCGCCGCTTGGTCGACTACACGATCCTGGTGGGGCGTTGGGGCGACTCGATTGATCACATCAAGACGTTGTTGAAAGAAAAACCGGACGATGTCGAACTGCTCACCAAGCTCGGCCAGTGCCAGTTTGCGCTAGACCAGAATCGCGACGCCGAAGAAACCTTGCGAGGGGCGATCGCCACGGATCCGACCGCGGTCGACGCTTATCAACTGTTGGCGATGTTGCTGCGCGACCGTATGAACTCATCCGAGCAGGCCGACGAGATCATCAACAAGATGATCGAGGCCAACCCGGAAGATGCCAAGGCCCGCAGGAATCGCATTCAGTACATTTCGCGCTATTATCCGAAGGAACCCGGCGTTGATCTCGCCAAAGATCCAACGAAGGCGAAATGGCTCGAACAGCGCCGTGAAGATATCAATAAGGCGCTCGCCCTGGATCCCGAGGGTGCCGAAACATTGATTATTGCCGCGAACCTCGCCCTGGAAGATCAAAAACCGGAAGAGGCGAGACGGCACCTCGAGGAGGGCACGAAGCTGCATCCGGACGACGCACGCTTCGTGCAAAATCTCGTCAGTCTGGACGTCTCCGAAAAGCGGTTCGACGACATCGCCGTACGTCTGCAGAATGGTCCGAAGACGGCTGGACTGCAACAGTTGGACTTCGACCTCAAGCTGCAGCAACGCGATCTGGCAGGGGCGCGAAAGATCCTCAGCACTCTGGAGAGCGATCCGGAAACTCCTACCGCGTTAAAGAACTTCATGCGCGCCTGTCTCGATTTTCACGAGATGAAATGGGGCGACGCCAGCAAGAAGCTGATCGAGGCGCGGTCCGTGATGCCGCCGGGCTACGCTGTACGCATCGACCTGATGCTGGGGAAATGCTACGAGGCGCTCGGCGAACATGACCGCGAAGTCGAAGTCTACGAACGAGCGGTGGCTGAAGGTGCCACCGTAGCAGCGCACGCCGCGCTGGCCCAGGCGCTGATGAGGGTCGGACAATCCGAGCGTGCCTTGGGAGAGTTGCAGGCCGTTAGGCGCCACCAAGGGACCGAGGAGTTCGTTCAGTCTGCCCCGGCCCGCACCGCGCTGTTGCAGCTTCTCTTGCAGCGTAACTCGCGATTGCCTGAAGCGGATAGAAACTGGAGCGACATTGACGAGATCGTAGCCGCCACGGCCAAGGCGTTTCCTGATTCGCCGGAATTAATGCTGGTCGAATCGAACGTCCGCGAACAGAAGGGGGATGGAGAGGGGGCGCGCAAGTTGTTGGAGATGGCCACGACCAAGGATCCCAAAGACCCGCGGGGATGGTTGGGCCTGGCTCGCTTGGAGTTTTTGAAGGGGGGCGCCGCCGCCGCGATCAAGGTGCTCGACAAGTGCAAGGATCAGGCCGGAGATTCGTTTGCCTTGCGACAGGCGAGTATCGCCTATGCCCTGCAATTGCCGCCGGAAGAGGCCAAGGAGTCGCTGAAAAAGGTTGACCAGGACCTGGGGCAGTTTACCGACGACGAGCAGTCCCGTCTGAAGCGGCTGATCGGCATTGCCTATTTCCGGCTGAATGATCTGAAGGAATCTCGGGCTGCCTGGTCGAGCATCGTTGAAAAGTCGCCGAACGACGCCGAGGCTCAGTTCACTTTGTTCGACATCGCCATGGGAGAAGATGACCAGGCAGAGATCAAGAAAAGCATGGCGTCGATCAAGAACTTGTTCGGCGGAAGCAGCGCCGAAGCGAAATATGTCGATGCGCGCGTGGAGGTGGCGAATGTCCGGGCCAAGCGCAGCGGAGATCCCACCGCGACGCTGGAAAAGGCGCGACAATTGGTGCGCCGGGCGGAGGAGCAGCGGCCCAAATGGTCGGTGTTGGCACGCTTCGAAGGAGAGATCGATGTTCTCGACAACAGGCCAGACGAGGCGATTATTGATTTGCAGCGCGCCCTCGACCTGGGCGATGTGGACCCGGCCACGCCCCGCCAGCTCGCGCAGCTGCTGATCTCGCGCGGCCGTGGCGACGAAGCCCGCACTTACTTGGATCTTGCCAATTCCAGGGGAGGCGACAGCGGGACGTCGGAAATGTTGAAAATCGGCATCGCCCTGGCGGACAAGGATATCCCGCGTGCCGTGAAGTTGCTGGAAGAAGCGCTCCAAGCCGAGCCCGATGACCCGCAGAAGATTGTCAGCCTGGCGCAGTTGCTACCCGAACTCGGTCGCGATGATGAAGCGGAGAAGTTATTGCGCGGGCTGGTCGAATCGCATTCCGATTTCCCGCTGGGGTGGTTCGAATTGATCCGCATCCTGAAAGCCAAGCACCGCGATGATGAAGCGCGCGAGGTCGTACTTGCGGCGGAGGGAAAACTGCCTAAGGAAAACTACGACTTGGCGATGGCCCAGTGTTACGAGTTGCTCGGTGACATGCCGACCGCGGAAAAATACTTCTTGAAGGCCCGCGATGCCAGGCCGGATGACTTGGGCCTGGCCCGCGCGCTGGCGACCTTCTACGGTCGTAAGAAGGATGTTCCCAAGGCCCGCGAGCAACTGGACAGGATTCTCAAGGCCAAGCCGGCGAACGACGCCGATCGGGAACATATCGCCTGGGCCAATCGAGAAGTGGCCGTTTTGATTGCCGCCAGTGGCACGTACCAGGATTTCCGTGCGGCCATGGGACGGCTGCAACCGAAGGATCCGAAGGCGCCGGTTTCCTTGGCGGACAAAGTGACGATGGCCCGGTTGCTGGCGGACCGCCCCGAGGCTGATTCGCGCATGGAAGCGACGAGGCTGCTCGAGGAGATCAAAAACCAGACGAATCTGCCCCCTAGCGCGCAGTTGATCCTGGCCAGGCTCTACCAGGCGACGGGTAACTGGTCGCGGTGCCGCGACGAAATGTTGTCGCTGCTCGGGAAGGCAAAGGACGATCCGACTTACATCGGCACGTTCGTGGAAATGTTGCTGAGAAATAACGAAGTCGACCAGGCGATCTTCTGGCTGAACAAGCTGGAAGCTATTGCCCCCGACGCGACTTTGACCACGGCGCTGCGTGCCAGACTGCTGGTCAAACAGGGTAAGACCGACGAAGCCGTGGCGCTGTTGCGTAATTTGTTGCCGCGACCCATGCCTCGCGAGAAAGTTAGGGCACTTGTTGACATTGCGAATCTGCTGGAACAAATGGACGCGAATGATGCCGCGGAATCGATGTTCCGCGAGTACGTAGCGCTCGATCCCAGTGGCGGGCTGGTTCTCGCGGGCTTCATGGGGCGGCATGGCAAGCTGAAGGAAGCTTTGGATTTGTGCCAGCAGGCGCTGGAACTCCGTAAGGTCGAGGAAGTCGTACGCGAGGGTTTGGTGGCCCTGCGCCTGCATCCGGCGGATGCCACCAAGGAAGACTACGGGCGCGTCGAATCCTGGGTGACCAAGGCTATCGCTAAACAGCCCAAGGACCTCGTCCTGCAGTTGGAATACGCTGAATTGCTGGACCTGCAGGGGCGCTATCCCGAGTTGGAAGAGATTTACACGCGGCTTTTGAAGAATCCTGACATTGTCGGCGTGCAACGCGCCATGGTTCTGAATAATCTGGCTTATTTGCTGGCCGTACAGAATAAAACAGGCGACTCGCGCAAATACATCGACGAAGCCATCAACATTCTCGGTCCGCAGTCCGATCTGTTGGACACGCGGGCCCTGGTGCATCTGGTCCACGGCGAAATAAAGCAGGCCGTCGACGATTTGACCTTGGCAGTCGTTGATCAGCCCTCCGGGACGAAGTATTTCCACCTGGCGCGCGCTTGCCAGATGAACAATGACTCCCTGGGCGCGCAAGCGGCTCTGAAAAAGGCCACCGAGAACTACGAATTGAAAGTCGGGGATTTGCCTCCCTTGGAGCAGCCTATCTTCCGCAAGCTGATCGATCAGGTGGGCAAGAACTAG
- a CDS encoding SDR family NAD(P)-dependent oxidoreductase, with translation MSVEPTPKRYVVTGCAGFIGACVSRKLLAAGHQVVGFDDLNSAYDPRMKAWRLAALRRSSAFHFHQLDITDRHLVADFFRAGSAHPFDAVFHLAARAGVRASVDDPAAYLETNVTGTLHVLDACRLHRVPKLVLASTSAVYGSDTPSPFREDSQASRPLSPYAASKKAAEALAYSYHALYGLDVSVLRYFTVYGPAGRPDMSIFRFVRQIAEGDTLVVYGDGSQRRDFTYVEDIARGTIAAAKPLGYEVMNLGGDHPTALSELIRLIAEHLGQEARIDYRPAHAADVLHSSADIRRADELLDWRPTVSLEEGIAATIDWYRQNRELATQISL, from the coding sequence GTGTCCGTAGAGCCGACGCCCAAAAGATACGTCGTTACCGGCTGCGCCGGCTTTATCGGCGCCTGCGTCAGCCGGAAGCTACTGGCGGCCGGGCATCAGGTGGTGGGCTTTGACGACCTGAATTCTGCCTACGATCCGCGCATGAAGGCGTGGCGACTCGCGGCGCTGCGCCGCAGCAGCGCCTTTCATTTCCATCAGCTCGATATCACCGATCGGCATCTGGTCGCCGATTTCTTTCGGGCCGGTTCCGCCCATCCCTTCGATGCGGTGTTTCACCTCGCGGCGCGGGCCGGCGTGCGCGCCAGCGTCGATGATCCGGCGGCCTATTTAGAGACCAATGTTACCGGCACCTTGCACGTGCTCGATGCCTGCCGATTGCACCGGGTACCGAAATTGGTGCTAGCCTCGACATCGGCCGTGTACGGTAGCGACACACCCAGCCCATTTCGCGAAGACTCACAGGCCAGTCGCCCGCTGTCGCCGTATGCTGCATCGAAAAAAGCCGCCGAGGCGCTCGCCTATTCCTATCACGCGCTCTATGGGCTGGACGTGTCGGTGCTGCGATATTTCACCGTGTATGGGCCAGCCGGCCGGCCCGATATGAGCATCTTTCGCTTCGTGCGGCAGATCGCCGAGGGCGATACGCTGGTGGTGTACGGCGACGGTTCGCAACGGCGCGATTTTACCTACGTGGAAGATATAGCCCGCGGCACGATCGCGGCTGCCAAACCACTTGGCTATGAAGTCATGAACCTCGGAGGTGACCATCCCACGGCCCTCTCGGAGTTGATCCGCCTGATTGCCGAGCACCTGGGCCAAGAGGCGCGCATCGATTATCGGCCCGCCCATGCCGCCGACGTGCTCCATTCGTCGGCTGATATCCGAAGGGCCGACGAACTGCTCGATTGGCGGCCGACGGTGTCACTCGAAGAAGGGATTGCCGCGACCATCGACTGGTATCGCCAGAACCGCGAACTGGCCACGCAGATCAGTCTGTAA
- a CDS encoding nucleotide sugar dehydrogenase, protein MTSLETAIREKTARVGVVGLGYVGLPLIRAFVAAGYRTLGFDVDQKKVDRLKAGESYIKHIPASWIRECLAGGRFEPTADMRRLAEADAVLICVPTPLNESRDPDLLYVEETAKSIAAVLRPGQLIVLESTTYPGTTRDVVLPILAKSGLKAGKDFYLAYSPEREDPGNPDYGASGIPKVVGGIEPTSAKLAEMLYSQAVVRIVPVANCEVAEACKILENTYRAVNIALVNELKMLYDRMGIDVWEVIEAAKTKPFGFQAFYPGPGLGGHCIPIDPFYLSWVARKHGLPTQFIELAGQINTSMPRYVVERVARELNDRGKPVKGSKICLLGVAYKKDVDDPRESPSFELMDLLRERGAALSYNDPHVPRLPKMRHHNVEDMASQELTPQFLASQDCVLIATDHSDYKYDDIVRHASLVIDTRNATKNVREHREKIVKT, encoded by the coding sequence ATGACGTCTCTGGAAACGGCGATTCGAGAAAAGACAGCCCGCGTCGGCGTCGTCGGCTTGGGATACGTAGGCTTGCCATTGATTCGCGCCTTTGTGGCCGCCGGCTATCGCACGCTCGGATTCGACGTCGATCAGAAGAAGGTGGACCGACTGAAGGCGGGCGAAAGCTATATCAAGCACATTCCCGCCTCCTGGATTCGTGAGTGCCTGGCTGGTGGGCGCTTTGAGCCGACGGCCGACATGCGCCGGCTGGCTGAAGCCGATGCCGTGCTGATCTGCGTGCCGACGCCGCTCAATGAAAGCCGCGATCCCGATCTGCTCTATGTCGAGGAAACGGCCAAAAGCATTGCCGCCGTGCTGCGCCCCGGACAACTGATCGTGCTGGAAAGCACGACGTATCCGGGCACGACACGCGACGTCGTGTTACCGATCCTGGCCAAGAGCGGACTCAAAGCCGGCAAGGATTTTTACCTGGCTTACAGCCCCGAGCGTGAAGATCCGGGCAACCCGGATTACGGCGCCAGCGGCATTCCGAAAGTCGTCGGCGGCATCGAGCCCACGAGCGCCAAGTTGGCCGAGATGCTCTATAGCCAGGCGGTGGTGCGGATCGTACCGGTGGCGAATTGCGAAGTTGCCGAGGCTTGCAAGATTCTCGAAAACACCTATCGCGCGGTGAACATAGCGCTCGTTAACGAATTGAAGATGCTTTACGACCGCATGGGCATCGACGTGTGGGAAGTGATCGAAGCCGCCAAGACCAAGCCTTTTGGCTTCCAGGCCTTTTACCCGGGGCCGGGGCTGGGCGGGCACTGCATTCCCATCGATCCCTTCTATTTGAGCTGGGTGGCGCGCAAGCATGGACTCCCCACGCAGTTCATCGAGCTGGCGGGTCAAATCAATACCAGCATGCCGCGTTACGTGGTCGAGCGCGTGGCGCGCGAACTGAACGATCGCGGCAAACCGGTGAAGGGGAGCAAGATCTGTTTGTTGGGCGTGGCCTACAAGAAGGACGTTGACGATCCGCGCGAGAGCCCGTCGTTCGAGCTCATGGACCTTCTGCGTGAACGGGGCGCCGCGTTGAGCTACAACGATCCCCACGTGCCGCGCTTGCCGAAGATGCGTCATCACAATGTCGAGGACATGGCCAGTCAGGAGCTGACGCCGCAGTTTTTGGCATCGCAAGATTGCGTGCTGATCGCGACCGATCACAGCGATTACAAATACGATGACATTGTGCGGCATGCCAGCCTCGTGATCGACACGCGCAATGCCACCAAGAACGTCCGCGAGCACCGCGAAAAGATAGTCAAGACCTAG